The Microbacterium amylolyticum genome includes the window AGGCAACCGCAGGCGTGATCCTTCGCGAGCTGGTCGCGTTCGCCGCGGACGGGGCCGAACAGTTCTTCGGCGAGCCCGAGTTCGATGTCTCCGATTTCATTCGGCACGCAGACGACGGCCGGGGCATTCTCAATCTGCTCGAACTGCCCAACGTCGCGACAAAACCGGCCCTGTTTTCGACGTTCATCATGTACCTGCTGGCCGAGCTGTTCGAAACGCTCCCCGAGGTGGGCGATCCGGAAAAGCCGAAGCTCGTGTTCTTCTTTGACGAGGCACATCTGCTGTTTCGCGATGCGTCGAAGGACTTCTTGGCATCGATCGTGCAAACCGTCCGCCTCATTCGCTCTAAGGGCGTTGGCGTGTTCTTCATCACCCAGACGCCCAAGGATGTCCCGAGCGATGTGCTGGCCCAGCTCGGCTCCCGTGTTCAGCACGCTCTGCGCGCTTTCACCCCGGATGACGCAAAGGCGCTGAAGGCAACGGTGCGCACATACCCGACGTCCGGCTACGACCTCGATCGGGTGCTGCAGGAGCTCGGAACGGGCGAGGCGATTGTCACCGTCATGAACGAAAAAGGCGCCCCGACCCCCGTTGCCTGGACACGCGTTCTTGCCCCGGCAGGGCTCATGACGATCGCCCCCGACGGCACGATCGAAAAAACGATGCTGGCGTCGCCCCTGCTCAGCAAGTACGCCGACGCTATCGACGCCGAGTCCGCACACGAGATCCTCACGGCCAAGATGAACGCCGCGGACGCCGCCGAGCGGGCAGCGGAAGAAGAGGCGGCGCGCCTCAAGGCGGAAGCTGAGGCCAACAAAGAGCGTGAAAAAGCCGACCGGGAGTATGCCAAGGCGCTCGCTGCGTCCCAGCGTCAGCAGGCCACACCGCGCACCAGAACCGCGGCCCGCCGCCCCCAAAAGTCGGTCCTCGACGAAGTTCTCGGCTCGGCCCTCACCAAACAGGTCGTCAACGGCGTTGTCCGTGGGCTGTTCGGCAACGGGCGGCGACGGTAAAGGCCGCCCCTAATCAATCTGCCGCTCAGGAGTCTTGTGACACCCCTCCCCCTGCGCAAATTGCGCGAGAGAAGGGCGAGCGTGGTAATCAAGAGGGATGAGCGCGCCCGCTACCTCCACCCCGTCGCCAAGCACTGATCGGGCCGCACGGCTCGCCGTCACGGTCTTTCCGATTCTCGTCATCGTTGCCGGGATCATCGGCTTCACGCTTCCCACCGTTGTTGCGCCACTGGGGCAGATCATCCCCTGGCTGCTCGGCGTTGTGATGTTCGGAATGGGTCTCACTCTCACGCTCCCCGACTTCACCCGCATCGCGAAGCGGCCGTGGATGATCCTGATCGGCGTGGTGTTGCAGTACCTGATCATGCCGCTGGCGGCCTGGATCATCGTGCTCGTACTCCAGCTGCCGGCAGAACTTGCCGCTGGCGTTATCCTCGTCGGTTGCGCTCCCGGCGGGACGGCGTCCAATGTCGTTGCCTACCTGTCTCGTGGCGACACCGCTTTGTCCGTCACCGTCACGACATGCTCGACCCTGCTCGCGCCCATTCTGACGCCGCTGCTGACGCTCTGGCTTGCGGGGCAGTTCCTGTCGGTTCCGTTTACGTCGATGATGGTGTCGATTCTGCAGACGGTTCTTCTGCCCGTTGTCGCCGGTCTGATCGTGCGACTCCTGCTGCGGCGATTGGTCGAGCGCGCTCAGCCGCTTCTGCCATGGGTGTCGACAACCGCGATCGCGCTCATCGTCGCCGCCGTTGTTGGCGCGAGCTCCGACCGCATCGTGGAAGCGGGGCTGCTCGTCTTCCTGGCGGTCTTCCTTCACAACGGATTCGGGCTGCTGCTCGGCTACCTCTCGGCGATAGCCTTGCGCATGTCGCAGCGCGAACGGCGCGCAATTGCCGTGGAAGTCGGCATGCAGAACTCGGGTCTGGCTGCGTCCCTCGCCGCCACGTACTTCTCACCGCTTGCCGCGCTTCCCGCCGCCGTTTTCTCCGTGTGGCACAACCTGTCCGGGGCGATCTTCGCGATGGTGATGGGCCGTCGCCCGATCACCGACGAAGGCGGCTCACATTCCTGACGCGTCGTGTTCTCGGGCGCGCGCCAGCTCGATCACGCCATCCGGGCGCTGCCAGTAGTGCAGGCGGCGTGCGGACGGCGTGTTGATCTCGATCGCGCAGCGGTACGCCGACGCGCCATCCTCGCGCGTCACATAGGGTGAGCCGCCCGCGTCCGATGTACGCAACCGGTGCAGGTCACGGCCGGACACCTGCTCTGCCCGTCCGGTGAGAACGTCAATGATGGCGCGCAAGGTCTTGCCGAACTGCGGCTCGGTCAGCGCCGTCAGATCCCCCGGGAAATCAGGGCCGATGTCGTACGGGGGAAGCGGCATCCGCGCTTTTTCCCCTGCGTGCACGCGCCCCACCCATGCCAGGTAGATCTCATGTCGGAGCCACTGTTCGACGCTCGGCCACTGGGCCTGTCGCTCCGCACGGCTCGGTCCTCCCAGCCGTGCTTCGGCGGTCTGCGCGCGTTTCTCTGCCTCGCGCCGTGAGCGATCGGCAGACGTTCGCGCCTCGCGTGCCTCGGCAAGGGCACGCTCCGCTTTGGCCAGGTCTCGTTTCAGCGCGTCCGACTGCGCCCGCGACACACCACCGTTTCCGCCCGCGTCCGCGACCTGCCGGGGAGGGTCCAGTCGCGCAACGAGCGAGTGGAGAGACGACATCCCGTGCTGCAGCTCGCGCACGTCGTGCGCAATGCTGCGGACCTGCTCGAGAACCACTCGGTCGGATATGGATGGGGCGGGAGCAGGCGTCGATTCCGACGCTCTGGGCGAGGGCTCCTCAGTTGTCGGCTCGGCCTCCGCCTCGTCTGCGTCATCCTCGCCGTCGTGCTCGGACAACCAGGGAAGTCCCCCTGCAACGAACGCGGCGGGTGGGGTCAGTTCGCCGTCCACTTCGACGAGAGACAGCGCCATCTCGCCGTCTTCCCACCGCACACCGACGCGGACGACATCGCCAACGGAAACAACATCTGAGACAACGTCAGCGTCGTCCGGATCGAGGAACACGTCGCGGCGACGCAGCACGATCTCGTCCTGATCGGGGTGGAGGATGATCCGCGCGCGGCGTTCTGTGGCACCCGTCACGAGACCGAGCGTGACCGTTCCCTCCGGGTAGGCACACGGGTCGAACGGAACGCGGAGAACGTGAAGGGTGTGATCGCGGAGCTCCCCCTCCACAACGACTCCCGTGTCAACGGCAAGGTGCAGGTCATCGGGCCCCTCGCACACCACCTTCACCAGGGCGCCGTTATCGAGGTTGCCAAAAACACCCAGTGTCGGATCGGCGCTGACGATGCGAGCGGATTCGCGCCGCGGCTGCTGGCGCGGCGCCAGAGAAAGCCTGGCCTCCATCGGAACATCACCGATGAGGTCCTCAACGCTGTCTCGTGGCATGAACCGAATCGGGCCCGCCATCCCATCGGCGTGAAACACGCGCGCAGCGCCGTTGAACGCACGCGTCTTCAGAGGAGGCGCCTCGAAGACGCGCGTGGCATCACCCGACTCCGCCGTGACGACCTCGGCGGTCGGTCCGATTCGGCTCGCGATCACATCGGGGTCGAACTCATACGCACCGGCGAACGTCGTGCTGATCAGCACGAGCGGGCGCGGGCGACCCGCGACGATCTCCTCTGAGAGCTCGCGCGCCTGCGCGGCGGTTGAAACGTGTCGCATCTCCTTCACGCTATCGCGTAAACATTTGTGCGAGCGGCGACCGAGAGTATGCGCCGGAGCACGCGGAGAAAGGGGGGTCAGCCCGGCATCAGAAGTCGAAGCTCGCCGCCTCGATCGAGCCCGTCTCCTCCAGCGCCTCCGCCAGCGCGCTGGAGGTCTCTTCCGGCTCTGTGAGCTGCGGCCAGTGCCCCGTGGGGAGGTCGATGATCTCTAGCTGGCGGATCGCCATCAGCTCAGCGGTCATCGGGTGCCCCGACTCCATCAGCTGGGTGATCTGATCACACGGGAACGATGTCGCGAGCACCGTCACGGGCACCTCCCACCGGCGCTCGTTCGTCAGCCGGATCGGATCAGATGCCACGCGCGCAGGAACGGGAATCGCGGCCGCGATGAACTCCGCAAGCTCGCCGGCGGAGAACCCCTGGAACTCGCTGTCATCGAAGAAAGCACCGTGGTCACGGGGGAACGGGACGGTTCCGTTTTCCACGGGCAGGTCGGGATTGATCGCCATGCCGTTCGAGGGCGGAACCGCGTCGACAAAAATAACGCGTGCGATTCGATCGGGCCGGGCATCCGCCGCGCCCCACGCGACGAAGGCTCCGCCGGAATGTCCGACGAGCGCAACAGGGCCCTCCTGGTGGTCGATCAGGTCGATAATCGCATCGATCTGATCGCTGAGCCCCACGTCGCTGCTCTCACCGGGGGTGAAACCGGGAAGCGTCGGCGTAAACACCGTGTGCCCGGCCGCCTCCAGCGCGGCAACCTGCCGGCTCCAGGACGACCCGTCCAGCCAGAACCCCGCGATGAGCATGACATTCATGGGCCCGAGCGTAGGGCACATGACGGCTGCATGCGAGAGGGCGGGCCGCAACCGTCAGTCGGTCGCGCGCCCCGGCCCTGCGGCAGCTTCGCGCACCGTCGGGGCGCCCTCCGGAACGTGAACGACCTCGATGGTGTCCCCTGCCGTGATCGTCCCCGTTTTCAGAACGCGGAAGTAGGTCCCGAGCCGCCCCTCCTGCGCAAAGCGCTTCACCCATCCGGCCTTTTCCAGCCCCATGCGGCGCGCAAATGTCATACAGGGGTTGCGGGGGCTGGTCGCCTCGAGCATCACCGTGCCGATACGCCACTGCTCCCCCACGCGCACGTTCGACACATCGATTCCGGTGGTGCGAAGGTTTTCGCCGAAAAGCGTTCCGAACGGGATGTCGCGGCCGAGCTCAGCCGCCCACCAGTTGGCATCCTCTTGTGCGTAGGCATAGACGGCTTGCTTCTCGCCGCCGTGGTGCTTGCGATCAGCCTGAACGTCGGCGTAAACGCCGAGCTTGCCCACCTTCACCGCACCGTCGACCGGCCGCTTGTCGA containing:
- a CDS encoding helicase HerA-like domain-containing protein; amino-acid sequence: MAEPETPDAELVRLRAEAEAARAALELAEKNAALAAAEAAAASRLSPEKAQDDKPAATATAETVEATGPLTADQVQAVVEGYAFAGESLDVGVLVNGSPDPKAQIRIPLRMLNRHGLIAGATGTGKTRTLQGIAEQLADKGVPVFAADMKGDLSGVAVAGEASEGLLRRTAGIGQDWQPKASATEFFALGGDRESNRHSGIPVRATVSGFGPLLLSKVLGLNSTQESSLQLVFHYADQNGLALVDLKDLRAVLSFLTSDRGKDELAAIGGISKATAGVILRELVAFAADGAEQFFGEPEFDVSDFIRHADDGRGILNLLELPNVATKPALFSTFIMYLLAELFETLPEVGDPEKPKLVFFFDEAHLLFRDASKDFLASIVQTVRLIRSKGVGVFFITQTPKDVPSDVLAQLGSRVQHALRAFTPDDAKALKATVRTYPTSGYDLDRVLQELGTGEAIVTVMNEKGAPTPVAWTRVLAPAGLMTIAPDGTIEKTMLASPLLSKYADAIDAESAHEILTAKMNAADAAERAAEEEAARLKAEAEANKEREKADREYAKALAASQRQQATPRTRTAARRPQKSVLDEVLGSALTKQVVNGVVRGLFGNGRRR
- a CDS encoding bile acid:sodium symporter family protein, coding for MSAPATSTPSPSTDRAARLAVTVFPILVIVAGIIGFTLPTVVAPLGQIIPWLLGVVMFGMGLTLTLPDFTRIAKRPWMILIGVVLQYLIMPLAAWIIVLVLQLPAELAAGVILVGCAPGGTASNVVAYLSRGDTALSVTVTTCSTLLAPILTPLLTLWLAGQFLSVPFTSMMVSILQTVLLPVVAGLIVRLLLRRLVERAQPLLPWVSTTAIALIVAAVVGASSDRIVEAGLLVFLAVFLHNGFGLLLGYLSAIALRMSQRERRAIAVEVGMQNSGLAASLAATYFSPLAALPAAVFSVWHNLSGAIFAMVMGRRPITDEGGSHS
- a CDS encoding alpha/beta fold hydrolase; translated protein: MNVMLIAGFWLDGSSWSRQVAALEAAGHTVFTPTLPGFTPGESSDVGLSDQIDAIIDLIDHQEGPVALVGHSGGAFVAWGAADARPDRIARVIFVDAVPPSNGMAINPDLPVENGTVPFPRDHGAFFDDSEFQGFSAGELAEFIAAAIPVPARVASDPIRLTNERRWEVPVTVLATSFPCDQITQLMESGHPMTAELMAIRQLEIIDLPTGHWPQLTEPEETSSALAEALEETGSIEAASFDF
- a CDS encoding MOSC domain-containing protein, which codes for MAAPTVLAVCVVHQLLPDSGAVGATGIDKRPVDGAVKVGKLGVYADVQADRKHHGGEKQAVYAYAQEDANWWAAELGRDIPFGTLFGENLRTTGIDVSNVRVGEQWRIGTVMLEATSPRNPCMTFARRMGLEKAGWVKRFAQEGRLGTYFRVLKTGTITAGDTIEVVHVPEGAPTVREAAAGPGRATD